CGAGTAGAATGGTTGGCAGTTTTCCTGGAAGAGCTGGCGGCTTTGGCCTTTCCCCGTCAGGAGAAGGCGCCAGAGGTAATGCATTGGCTGGCAGAGTGCTTTTCAGGATCTGAGGTACATCTTCATCCCTGATCCTCCTCCAGGTGACTCTGTCGTTCAGCCGGGATGCAGATCTCTGCCCTTTCTTCTTCGTGTCATCCTCGCTCTTGGCTCTGCCGCTCGAATCGGATGATGACGAGCGGAGGGAAGAACGGCTGGTCACTCTGCTCAGTATGTTTATGCTCGGTGACGAGGCGTGACGTTTAAAGGTATCTTTGTCTTCTTGCTGCCTGGCTGCGGACACTCTTCCAGGCCCCTTTTGCTGAGCCACCCTGCAGGGGCTTTCAGAGCTAGTTCTCCTGGCTGAGCGTCTTGCAGATAGGTCACGTTCACTGGAGGTCGCTCTAGAGAGGGTTGTACTCTGCTTCTGAAGGCCACGCTCTGGCTTCTGGACTTGCTGTTCTTGTCTTGGATCTTTTACTTGCACCCTTCTCTGGGCTTGCGCAGCCTTGAGTTCCTGACAGCGTGACGAGCAAAGGAAGACAGCCGAAGCTCCAGGAACTGCTCTGCGGGGGGATCCATTCTGAGATCGAGGCATGTTGCGTGCAGAGCCGTCACGCCTTAAAGCAGTCTGTGATTCCTTAATGAAAGTCAACTGTCTCAGGAATCCATTGCGCTCAGACTCGCAGCCGCTTGAATGGACAGAAGACATCCTGACCATTTCAAATCGATTGGCAGGGGGGACCCTTTTTCCGTTGACCTGATTGGTTTGTCTTCCGCTTGTTTGGTTAGTTACCAGAGGTGACAGAGCTCTGGGCCTTACTGCACTTTGCATAAAAGGGATACGGACGGGTGACTTTTGAGTTTTGGGTGGTGGGGatttttgattttgattcaCAACAGGAGAGCGTCCCCTTCTTTCAGGGGGGCTGCTAGCTGGGGAGGCATTCTTTTTCTGGATGGATTTATTTGTCTGAACCGGGGATGTTATCTTCTTCTGCGACTGTTTGGATGGTGTAGAGCTTTGCgatgatccagaggaggaaCTTTTTGGTATCCTTGGAGGCGGAGTAGAGCTCCTCTTTGGCAAAGACAGTTCAATGTCCTGGGGGTAACCTAATCGGTGAAGGCTCTTGGATCTGTGCTGAGCAAGATTCGGGTTCTTTGGAGCATCTGTCTTGGTTGGTACTTTTCTGGGAGGAGGTATTTGTGATGGAGCCGCCTCTTTTATCGGTGTATAGATCACTGTCCTGCCTCGGAAAACCACTGGTAAGTTCGGAACTGGCTTGCGCTGTGCGAAGTCTAGAGGTTTATTCGCCTTTTTGTCTTTAGCAAATTTCCTTTCTTTGGGTGTGAAGCTGGATGTTGACATGAATGACAGGACTGATTCAGTCTCTTCAGAGGATGGGTCCTGAGACTTTGATGCCTGCAGCCCAGTGACTACACAATTAGCACCTTCTTGTATGGCTCTCCATTCAATACTATTGAGGTCTGAATCTTTATCCCATGCCGTGTCATCACTATCCATTTCCTCATCCATGTTCCACCCATCAGAGGCCTtttgtttttgaatattttctGCCTTCCTCTTCCTGGCAGCAAGCTTCCTTCTCTGCTTGGGCATGGCAGATGTAATGCATTTCTGAAGGAGGTCATCCTCCGAATCCATGCTGACGGAGCTTGGCGAGCTCGGCTCTTCGTATTGGCTGTGAATGTTCATAGGCTTCGTTTGTTTCATCATATTCAGTGTTttgttgtgtctgtttttgtaccATATTTGCTGGGCTTTTGATTTATGATCCTCAAACTCAGCATCACTCAGCGAACTAAGCGAGGAGCTCAGTGAGTAACATGCCAGGGATTCATCCTTAATCAGATTCTGTTTTATCCTGTGAAATCCTCTGGGCATCGCTTGGGAATTATCAATCCTGCCAATATTCGTCATGCTCCGGGAAAGGGTATTTCTACTTGCCTCTCTGGTCTGTTTTCTACTTGTTCGTTTCATTGCGTCATTTTCTTCATCGTAGAAGCTGTTACTGTCCTCTGAAGAATGAGTCATTTGTCGGAagattgtttttcctttttgtgaTACCATATTAAGGTTACCGTCTTTGTTCTGCTTAATGACCGGCAGTTCTAGTTTCCTGACTGGGCCTTGACCTTGCCTCTTCTTTTGTTGGTTAGGAGACTGATCACGATTTCTTTGGTTTGCCACCCTATCGGCTACCTCTTTGCTCTGCATTAGCACCCTCTGTGTGGGAACTATATGTTTGGTTGCTCGGTTAATTTGTATCTCAGGTGGATAGTTCATCTTGTTGGGTTTATGGAAGTGTGAGAATATCCTCAAGTCTTCTATCCTCTTTGCCTCGTCGTCGAGCAATTCCTGTTTGTTCATACCTTTGGCTGTGCAGTCCTTAGCCCCCCTGTCCTTCACAGGATACTGAAGTGTCTCGTCACTAAGCGATGTTGTGCTGGAGAAGTTTACTGGTGTACCTTCCGCAGAATCTGTCAACGACGAATCATCCAATTTGAAGTCCCTTTGCGGGATGACAATTCTTCTCCCAGGACACATTTGGGTTTTGCCATTGGGGAGCATCATGTATACGGGAAGATGTATCGGCTTTCGGATCTGGGAATTGAGAAGGTGAGGAGGGATGGTGGTCATCAGCGAAGGTCTTACTTTTCTGAACTTGGATGGCATTGCTGAGTTGATGCATTCCTTTAAGATTTCTATGTCATCGTCTGAATTGCCTTCACTATATCTCTCTGCGTGGTCAAATCCTTGCTCATCCTCGACAGGGAAAGGaagatttttgtcattttgctgAAGTAGCGGGGTCAATTTCAGCTCCACATCTTTTTGTATGTAGTGTTCGTGAAGAGGCAGAGCACTTAAGCTTGAAGCACAAGAGAAGTTTTCGGTGGGCTTTTCCACAGTGAAGTAGATCATGGTGTCCAGGTCAGGAGGAAAGTTAAACCTCTCTTTGCAGTCGGCTATCTCCATGAACTTTCGCAGACTGCTTTCCCATTGGCCTGCTATTCCTGTGGGCTGTGTTTCCGGTCCATTTGGCTCAACGCAACATGGAGTTTTACTTCGACTAGGAGGCATGGTTTGCCCTGGGCTGTCGGGAAGATCACTAGGGCTTATGGTTCCATCAATCATCTCACTGCATGGATCACTTTGGATTGAACTTGCAATAGAGGGAGACTCAAAGCTGCCCAGTGAACTGACTGAGCTACAGCGACTCATTACCAGGGGTGTCTCGTGGATGTAGTTCTCAGATGAACTGGATGGAGATCGGTCTTCAAGTATGGCTGGCGACGCTCCTCTTAGGAACACCTTTTCCTTTTTGGCAGGACAGGGAATCTGGACGAGATTGGTCTCTTTGCTGGGGAAGGTTTTTGAGTCAGTCATCAGCAGCTGACTGTCACTCAGATCCTCCAAGGTTTCATCCTCCTCAGCTCTCTTCACCACTTCTCCATCCTCCACTTCTATGATTTCTAATGACGAGTCACTCTCCAGCTCATTTTCACTTTGTTCATCCAACGCTTCGTCTCcagaagagagggaggacagTGAACTGCAGCGGGAGAAGCAAATCGGGGTGTTCTCCACGGAGTATTTCTGGACCGTCTCCATCGGCCCGATGGTTGGGCTTCTGGCGGATAACATTGGAGTAAACTTTGTCATACTACCCCCTGTCATCACAGTAGGTACCCATGCTTGTCTCCTCATTGCTTGGGCAGCCTGGACATTGATGGTCGTCTTTGCTACACCAAATTTGGCCACGCTCTGAATGAGCGGGACCTGTTGATAAGACGGAGACAGTTTAATTGAAGTCATGCTGACGTCAGAGGAGACTTTAGTGGATACACTGACAGGTGTTTGTGCAGGTTGATCCTGGTTCTTTTCTGCATCCATGCTGCTGAGCTCTAGAGCTGTCACATCATTGTTTTCCACAGAAtctctttccgggatatgttgcTGGTTAGTCTCATTCAGGACAGCAGTTCCTACATTAAGGTAATCTTGATGAGCCACCTTAAGATCAAGCTGGTTGGGTCGTTTTTGCATCAATAGAGCTTTTGGAGCAGGTCGCATTTGGTCTTTGCTGCCGCAGTATCCATCACTG
The Perca fluviatilis chromosome 9, GENO_Pfluv_1.0, whole genome shotgun sequence genome window above contains:
- the apc2 gene encoding adenomatous polyposis coli protein 2 is translated as MDLTNYCSILWDVSIELHMDLTNYCSILWDVSIELHMDLTNYCSILWDVSIELHMDLTNYCSILWDVSIELHMDLTNYCSILWDVSIELHMDLTNYCSILWDVSIELHMDLTNYCSILWDVSIELHMDLTNYYELKHQPHNLRLLADGLGGAEPPSRAPSRLSTASGAEAAAAAAMMPHHFLDGAPPKTAVISGADGRMSDHHQEELYKERNLLLGEIDREEREHCWYFSQLDALSQRLAQLPRIDTFSLQMDLIRQQLEFEAQQVRSVMEERFGTSDEMVQRTQIRVARLEQLEKELQEARGSQETQLQLSGAEKPPAGEPESNTSSSAAAGSEAAADGGSKVEMVFWLLSMLANRDKDEMSRTLLALSSSQDSCIAMRKSGCVPLLVQILHEAPGTSAGASGPAETATATGCSREAKSRASAALHNIIYSQQDEGQARREMRVLHMLEQVRTYCDSGWDWMESHAGTPGGTRTTDIPEPVDPQICQAMCAIMKLSFEEEYRRAMNELGGLQVVADLIHLDQDMYGMLNDPINMALRRYAGMAVTNLTFGDVVNKATLCSKKSCLQALVAQLASDSEELHQVVSSILRNLSWRADINSKKVLQDIGCVSALMTCALQATKESTLKSLLSALWNLSAHSIDNKVAICSVDGALGFLVSTLTYRCQTNSLAIIESGGGILRNVSSLVATREDYRQILRDHNCLHTLLQHLRSHSLTIVSNACGTLWNLSARSPKDQELLWDLGAVSMLRNLIHSKHKMIAMGSAAALRNLLTNRPLKYKDTAVVSPGSCMPSLYMRKQKALEAELDAKHLAETFDTLEKQSPKHLTINKPLRHIESLAKDYASDSGCFDDDEAPNVSSSLDTGSFSMLSMFLTNSNFLNNQPRKRDSEPERDVDMPQVVEKRHAPPDDVSAAAEKLAKKITNTVAKIDRLVEDITMHTSSEDSFSLSSEDHLADWPYGLDELNEARAKSCSPCRLSETSSLAHRERLNRAHALLRLKTAHTSVSTDSLNSGSTSDGYCGSKDQMRPAPKALLMQKRPNQLDLKVAHQDYLNVGTAVLNETNQQHIPERDSVENNDVTALELSSMDAEKNQDQPAQTPVSVSTKVSSDVSMTSIKLSPSYQQVPLIQSVAKFGVAKTTINVQAAQAMRRQAWVPTVMTGGSMTKFTPMLSARSPTIGPMETVQKYSVENTPICFSRCSSLSSLSSGDEALDEQSENELESDSSLEIIEVEDGEVVKRAEEDETLEDLSDSQLLMTDSKTFPSKETNLVQIPCPAKKEKVFLRGASPAILEDRSPSSSSENYIHETPLVMSRCSSVSSLGSFESPSIASSIQSDPCSEMIDGTISPSDLPDSPGQTMPPSRSKTPCCVEPNGPETQPTGIAGQWESSLRKFMEIADCKERFNFPPDLDTMIYFTVEKPTENFSCASSLSALPLHEHYIQKDVELKLTPLLQQNDKNLPFPVEDEQGFDHAERYSEGNSDDDIEILKECINSAMPSKFRKVRPSLMTTIPPHLLNSQIRKPIHLPVYMMLPNGKTQMCPGRRIVIPQRDFKLDDSSLTDSAEGTPVNFSSTTSLSDETLQYPVKDRGAKDCTAKGMNKQELLDDEAKRIEDLRIFSHFHKPNKMNYPPEIQINRATKHIVPTQRVLMQSKEVADRVANQRNRDQSPNQQKKRQGQGPVRKLELPVIKQNKDGNLNMVSQKGKTIFRQMTHSSEDSNSFYDEENDAMKRTSRKQTREASRNTLSRSMTNIGRIDNSQAMPRGFHRIKQNLIKDESLACYSLSSSLSSLSDAEFEDHKSKAQQIWYKNRHNKTLNMMKQTKPMNIHSQYEEPSSPSSVSMDSEDDLLQKCITSAMPKQRRKLAARKRKAENIQKQKASDGWNMDEEMDSDDTAWDKDSDLNSIEWRAIQEGANCVVTGLQASKSQDPSSEETESVLSFMSTSSFTPKERKFAKDKKANKPLDFAQRKPVPNLPVVFRGRTVIYTPIKEAAPSQIPPPRKVPTKTDAPKNPNLAQHRSKSLHRLGYPQDIELSLPKRSSTPPPRIPKSSSSGSSQSSTPSKQSQKKITSPVQTNKSIQKKNASPASSPPERRGRSPVVNQNQKSPPPKTQKSPVRIPFMQSAVRPRALSPLVTNQTSGRQTNQVNGKRVPPANRFEMVRMSSVHSSGCESERNGFLRQLTFIKESQTALRRDGSARNMPRSQNGSPRRAVPGASAVFLCSSRCQELKAAQAQRRVQVKDPRQEQQVQKPERGLQKQSTTLSRATSSERDLSARRSARRTSSESPCRVAQQKGPGRVSAARQQEDKDTFKRHASSPSINILSRVTSRSSLRSSSSDSSGRAKSEDDTKKKGQRSASRLNDRVTWRRIRDEDVPQILKSTLPANALPLAPSPDGERPKPPALPGKLPTILLASRKTSDATVQTEEFSNNKTNSSTSPAVETARVISDEVARLALLRKISVPSGSNIQDGDSDVSLRGHSNVSTGTSDSHVGGAVHFRQGSPSKAARITPFNYTPSPISCCTQDTQSQAAPINEKSGEK